One segment of Myxocyprinus asiaticus isolate MX2 ecotype Aquarium Trade chromosome 41, UBuf_Myxa_2, whole genome shotgun sequence DNA contains the following:
- the dtx3la gene encoding E3 ubiquitin-protein ligase DTX3L1 produces the protein MGASQDKMHCTRYLNGKGPPPLTETLEAEANGSNNHKKDALIKQGNQPEGGQMIWNIERRSLKGYPDCDTIQIIFQFDDGIQSDRHPHPGHSYNGMQTTAYLPQNSTGTKILRQLELAFQHKLLFTVAANSSGEYCVTPTDIPLKLDGGGSGSLDFPDPNYLKIVRKSLKVKGIK, from the exons ATGGGGGCTTCACAGGATAAGATGCACTGCACCAGGTACCTGAATGGAAAAGGCCCTCCACCACTGACCGAAACGC TTGAAGCAGAAGCTAATGGATCTAACAACCACAAAAAGGATGCTCTGATAAAACAGGGGAATCAGCCTGAGGGAGGCCAAATGATTTGGAATATTGAAAGACGGAGTTTGAAAGGATACCCTGACTGTGACACTATTCAAATCATCTTTCAATTTGATGATGGCATCCAGTCG GATAGGCATCCACACCCAGGGCACAGCTACAACGGGATGCAGACTACGGCCTACTTGCCTCAGAACAGTACGGGGACAAAGATACTCCGGCAACTAGAACTGGCCTTTCAACACAAGCTGCTGTTTACTGTGGCAGCCAATAGCAGCGGTGAATACTGTGTGACACCTACAGACATTCCCCTCAAATTAGATGGTGGGGGATCTGGGAG CTTGGATTTTCCAGATCCAAACTACCTGAAAATAGTGAGGAAGAGTCTTAAGGTAAAAGGGATCAAATAA